A genomic window from Camelina sativa cultivar DH55 chromosome 2, Cs, whole genome shotgun sequence includes:
- the LOC109124823 gene encoding putative glucose-6-phosphate 1-epimerase isoform X1, translated as MAIVSVSNSFLTFNSPNQLRFNRRRGVSAMASSATGVRVAEGQGNLPKLILTSPQNSEAEIYLFGGCITSWKVASGKDLLFVRPDAVFNKIKPISGGIPHCFPQFGPGQIQQHGFGRNMDWSVLDSENSDGNAAVTLELKDGPYSRAMWDFGFQALFKVIVGADSLSTELKITNTDNKAFSFTTALHTYFRASSAEASVRGLKGCKTLNKDPDPKNPIEGKEDRDEVTFPGFLDCVYLDAPNELLLDNGLGDKIIIKNTNWSDAVLWNPHTQMEACYRDFVCVENAKLGDVKLEPGQSWTATQLLSIS; from the exons ATGGCGATTGTTTCCGTCTCTAACTCTTTTCTCACCTTCAATTCTCCCAATCAGCTCCGATTTAACCG aAGGAGAGGAGTCTCAGCCATGGCTTCTTCAGCTACTGGAGTAAGAGTCGCAGAAGGACAAGGCAATTTGCCAAAACTCATCCTCACTTCTCCTCAGAACAG TGAGGCTGAGATATATCTGTTTGGAGGATGCATTACATCTTGGAAAGTTGCGAGTGGTAAAGATCTTCTTTTCGTCCGACCAGACGCTGTCTTCAATAAGATTAAGCCCATtag CGGAGGGATTCCACATTGTTTTCCCCAGTTTGGACCTGGACAAATTCAACAG CATGGGTTTGGAAGGAACATGGACTGGTCTGTTCTTGATTCCGAGAATTCTGATGGCAATGCCGCTGTTACTCTTGAGCTCAAGGATGGTCCGTATAGTCGAGCCATGTGGGACTTTGGTTTCCAGGCTCTATTCAAG GTCATTGTTGGCGCAGACTCCCTTTCCACCGAGCTTAAGATAACCAACACAGACAATAAAGCATTTTCTTTCACCACTGCCCTGCATACTTACTTCCGT GCTTCTTCTGCGGAGGCATCTGTGAGAGGACTAAAGGGTTGTAAAACTCTCAATAAGGATCCTGACCCTAAAAACCCAATAGAGGGTAAAGAAGacag AGATGAAGTCACTTTTCCTGGATTCTTGGATTGCGTCTATCTTGATGCTCCTAATGAATTGCTGTTGGATAATGGCTTGGGTGATAAAATAATCATCAAAAACACAAA TTGGTCGGATGCGGTCCTGTGGAACCCGCATACTCAGATGGAGGCTTGTTACAGAGACTTTGTGTGCGTTGAAAATGCAAAG CTTGGGGATGTCAAGCTAGAGCCAGGACAGTCTTGGACCGCAACACAGCTTCTCAGCATTAGTTGA
- the LOC109124823 gene encoding putative glucose-6-phosphate 1-epimerase isoform X2: MAIVSVSNSFLTFNSPNQLRFNRRGVSAMASSATGVRVAEGQGNLPKLILTSPQNSEAEIYLFGGCITSWKVASGKDLLFVRPDAVFNKIKPISGGIPHCFPQFGPGQIQQHGFGRNMDWSVLDSENSDGNAAVTLELKDGPYSRAMWDFGFQALFKVIVGADSLSTELKITNTDNKAFSFTTALHTYFRASSAEASVRGLKGCKTLNKDPDPKNPIEGKEDRDEVTFPGFLDCVYLDAPNELLLDNGLGDKIIIKNTNWSDAVLWNPHTQMEACYRDFVCVENAKLGDVKLEPGQSWTATQLLSIS, encoded by the exons ATGGCGATTGTTTCCGTCTCTAACTCTTTTCTCACCTTCAATTCTCCCAATCAGCTCCGATTTAACCG GAGAGGAGTCTCAGCCATGGCTTCTTCAGCTACTGGAGTAAGAGTCGCAGAAGGACAAGGCAATTTGCCAAAACTCATCCTCACTTCTCCTCAGAACAG TGAGGCTGAGATATATCTGTTTGGAGGATGCATTACATCTTGGAAAGTTGCGAGTGGTAAAGATCTTCTTTTCGTCCGACCAGACGCTGTCTTCAATAAGATTAAGCCCATtag CGGAGGGATTCCACATTGTTTTCCCCAGTTTGGACCTGGACAAATTCAACAG CATGGGTTTGGAAGGAACATGGACTGGTCTGTTCTTGATTCCGAGAATTCTGATGGCAATGCCGCTGTTACTCTTGAGCTCAAGGATGGTCCGTATAGTCGAGCCATGTGGGACTTTGGTTTCCAGGCTCTATTCAAG GTCATTGTTGGCGCAGACTCCCTTTCCACCGAGCTTAAGATAACCAACACAGACAATAAAGCATTTTCTTTCACCACTGCCCTGCATACTTACTTCCGT GCTTCTTCTGCGGAGGCATCTGTGAGAGGACTAAAGGGTTGTAAAACTCTCAATAAGGATCCTGACCCTAAAAACCCAATAGAGGGTAAAGAAGacag AGATGAAGTCACTTTTCCTGGATTCTTGGATTGCGTCTATCTTGATGCTCCTAATGAATTGCTGTTGGATAATGGCTTGGGTGATAAAATAATCATCAAAAACACAAA TTGGTCGGATGCGGTCCTGTGGAACCCGCATACTCAGATGGAGGCTTGTTACAGAGACTTTGTGTGCGTTGAAAATGCAAAG CTTGGGGATGTCAAGCTAGAGCCAGGACAGTCTTGGACCGCAACACAGCTTCTCAGCATTAGTTGA
- the LOC104745722 gene encoding pentatricopeptide repeat-containing protein At5g66520 gives MTVISCSSFSTEHNLYETMSCLQRCSKQDDLKQIHARMVKTGLMQDSYAVTKFLSFCISSTSSDLLPYAQIVFDGYDRPDTFLWNLMIRGFSCSDEPNTSLLLYHRMLCCSAPHNAYTFPSLLKACSNLSAFEETTQIHAQITKLGYENNVYAVNSLINSYAVTGNFELAHLLFDRMSKPDAVSWNSVIKGYVKAGKMDIALTLFQKMAEKNAISWTTMISGYVEAGMNKEALQLFHEMQNSDVEPDNVSLANALSACAHLGALEQGKWIHSYLNKERIRIDSVLGCVLIDMYAKCGEMDEALGVFKNIKKKSVQAWTALISGYAYHGRGREAISKFMEMQNMGIKPNVITFTAVLTACSYTGLVEEGKLIFYSMERDYNLKPTIEHYGCIVDLLGRAGFLDEAKRFIQEMPLKPNVVIWGALLKACRIHKNIELGEQIGEILIAMDPFHGGRYVHKATIYALDKKWDKAAETRRLMKEQGVAKVPGCSTISLEGTTHEFLAGDRSHPEIEKIQSKWRMVRRELEEQGYVPELEDMLLDLVDDDEREAIVHQHSEKLAITYGLLKTKPGTVIRIMKNLRVCKDCHRVSKLISKIYKRDIVMRDRTRFHHFRNGKCSCGDYW, from the coding sequence ATGACAGTGATCTCATGTTCCTCCTTCTCTACCGAACATAATCTCTACGAGACAATGTCTTGTCTCCAGAGATGCTCAAAGCAAGATGATCTTAAGCAAATCCACGCTCGCATGGTGAAAACTGGCTTGATGCAGGATTCTTACGCAGTGacaaagtttctttctttctgtattTCCTCCACTTCTTCTGATCTTTTGCCTTATGCCCAGATTGTGTTTGACGGTTATGATAGACCTGATACTTTCTTGTGGAACCTCATGATCAGAGGATTCTCTTGCTCAGACGAACCCAATACATCTCTTCTCCTGTATCATCGGATGCTTTGTTGTTCAGCTCCACATAACGCGTATACTTTCCCATCTCTTCTCAAAGCTTGTTCGAATCTATCTGCATTTGAAGAAACAACGCAAATTCACGCTCAGATCACCAAACTTGGATATGAAAACAACGTCTATGCAGTGAATTCTCTGATTAATTCATATGCAGTGACCGGGAACTTCGAGCTAGCTCACCTTCTCTTTGACAGAATGTCCAAACCAGATGCTGTCTCGTGGAACTCTGTGATCAAAGGGTACGTTAAAGCTGGAAAAATGGATATTGCATTAACGTTATTCCAGAAAATGGCAGAAAAGAATGCTATATCATGGACTACGATGATCTCTGGGTATGTTGAAGCAGGGATGAACAAGGAAGCTCTCCAATTATTTCATGAGATGCAGAATTCAGATGTTGAGCCTGATAATGTTTCCCTCGCTAATGCTCTCTCAGCTTGTGCTCATCTCGGCGCACTCGAGCAAGGGAAATGGATTCATTCCTATcttaataaagaaagaataagaaTCGATTCAGTTTTGGGTTGTGTTCTTATAGATATGTATGCAAAGTGTGGCGAAATGGATGAAGCTTTGGGAGTTTTcaagaacataaagaaaaaatcagTGCAAGCATGGACAGCTTTGATTTCCGGTTATGCATACCATGGCCGTGGAAGAGAAGCTATAAGCAAGTTCATGGAGATGCAGAATATGGGAATAAAGCCAAATGTGATTACTTTCACTGCGGTTCTCACGGCGTGCAGCTACACAGGACTAGTTGAAGAAGGAAAGTTGATTTTCTACAGCATGGAAAGAGATTACAACCTTAAACCAACCATCGAGCATTATGGCTGTATTGTTGATTTACTCGGTCGAGCTGGATTTCTTGATGAAGCAAAACGTTTCATCCAAGAGATGCCTTTGAAGCCAAATGTTGTGATATGGGGTGCGTTGCTCAAAGCCTGTCGGATTCACAAAAACATCGAATTAGGAGAACAAATCGGAGAAATCTTAATTGCAATGGATCCATTTCATGGTGGGAGATATGTTCATAAGGCTACTATCTATGCTTTGGACAAAAAGTGGGACAAAGCAGCTGAAACAAGAAGATTGATGAAAGAACAAGGAGTTGCAAAAGTTCCAGGATGTAGTACAATTAGCTTGGAAGGGACAACGCACGAGTTTTTAGCGGGAGACAGATCACACCCAGAGATAGAGAAAATTCAATCTAAATGGAGAATGGTGAGAAGGGAACTTGAGGAACAAGGGTACGTACCAGAGTTAGAGGATATGCTGCTTGATCTAGTTGATGATGACGAAAGAGAGGCTATTGTGCATCAGCACAGCGAGAAATTGGCTATAACATACGGGTTACTCAAGACTAAACCAGGAACTGTTATACGTATAATGAAGAATCTCCGAGTATGCAAAGACTGTCACAGAGTATCGAAACTCATATCAAAGATATACAAGAGAGATATCGTAATGAGAGATAGGACAAGGTTCCATCATTTCAGAAATGGGAAATGCAGTTGTGGTGACTACTGGTGA
- the LOC104745750 gene encoding gamma carbonic anhydrase 3, mitochondrial-like produces the protein MGTMGRAFYSVGFWIRETGQALDRLGCRLQGKNHFREQLSRHRTLMNVFDKSPSVDKGAFVAPNASITGDVHVGRGSSIWYGCVLRGDANSISVGAGTNIQDNTLVHVAKSNLSGKVLPTVIGDNVTVGHSAVLHRCTVEDEAYIGTSATVLDGAHIEKHAMVASGALVRQNTRIPSGEVWGGNPARFLRKVTEEERVFFSSSAAEYSNLGQVHATENAKNLDETEFKKLLNKKNTRDSEYDSVLDDITLPENVPKAA, from the exons ATGGGAACAATGGGTAGAGCATTTTACAGCGTAGGATTCTGGATCCGGGAAACTGGTCAAGCACTCGATCGCCTCGGTTGTCGCCTCCAAGGCAAAAATCACTTCCGAGAACAGC TGTCGAGGCACCGGACGCTTATGAATGTTTTTGACAAATCCCCCAGCGTGGATAAGGGGGCTTTTGTGGCTCCTAACGCTTCTATCACTGGTGATGTTCATGTGGGACGAGGTTCTTCCATTTGGTATGGATGTGTCTTGAGAG GAGATGCTAACAGCATTAGTGTTGGAGCTGGGACCAATATCCAAGACAACACTCTTGTCCACGTTGCTAAGTCCAACTTAAGCGGGAAGGTTTTACCTACTGTCATTGGTGACAATGTCACTGTTG GTCATAGTGCTGTTTTACATCGCTGCACTGTCGAGGACGAGGCCTATATTGGTACAAGTGCAACTGTGTTGGATGGTGCTCATATTGAAAAACATGCCATGGTTGCTTCAGGAGCTCTTGTTAGGCAGAACACTAGAATCCCCTCTGGCGAG GTTTGGGGAGGCAACCCAGCTAGATTTCTGAGGAAGgtgacagaagaagaaagagtctTCTTCTCCAGTTCGGCTGCGGAGTACTCCAACTTAGGTCAAGTTCACGCGACAGAGAACGCAAAGAACTTGGACGAGACTGAGTTCAAGAAGCTTTTAAACAAGAAGAACACTCGCGATTCAGAATATGATTCAGTACTCGATGATATCACACTCCCTGAGAATGTACCAAAAGCAGCTTGA